The window tttaggtgtctggcactttccaattgtaatgcaaggaatcccctgccagatatcgcatgtaatgcaccattgttggttttgcctattataaatcagatcttgttcagttcacaagctttgaatatctgccattgtttatttcaggtgtaatgcttggaagcatttgttctcttccctacccaacagtacgcaatactttattgtggatattgcctgttatatttaatcttgttcaggtagcaagcttttggtgtctgccttacctaatatgtcctgcagtgacacttggcttggtttcataatgtgaaatacagcatgtaatttcatcacactaagtgtctatcatcacgtgtctggcatcaatgtggcttccaggactaaccttgtttgtattacagcttgcaaatttttttctgctttatatgatatacataatcacataggtatgatttgcaaaatgtaatggcagttgatattcttgactaatgcctcataaaccttgtgaaaaataatgcttttttgaagggggggggggggggtcccgcgagtggtttgtttggttggtcagttcaaggagtttcatatcaaatgattttattacatccaactttaatgtgtgctaaaaacatatattttattacatccaactttaatgtgtgcttcctgcaataaatgctacatgtttaccgatgtagcctatgaaatacatatcactctctgccctgtaatttaattggtgtgtcacatactgcagcataactttcctgctattttcttacactatgagttgccttattttgtctcatttgcttttatcatatgtgcctccgctgcatagttgtgtctactgagcttaatatcttcatgaccctgacaccaaggtcagagcttgtgagatcataccgtgtcctacattccattttcacctccaggctcggctgtctcccaggaccaccaagttattgcattccatttaagacaactcatgtgttaccttcttgatgtcctccatcatatatttcagcatgttttatgatgctttgctcttatattgatgtgccttgcaacatttttatacagttttcattgtatataacgcaccattgttggttttgcctgttataaattgggtcatgttcagttaacaagctttgagtgtctcccattgtttatttcagttgtaatgcttagaagcttttgttctctgccttgtcaagcagtatgcaatgcttgccattatctggtacttgtacagttagtatgatatttttactcagctaagagcattttgcaaaaggtaaaggtaaggctgggggcatatgctgtagcaacgtgtggcctcggtgctcatctctgtaacattggcccttgagcctgtggtgttagggaacccattaccctgggacacaggaccagtgtgacatccgggttaccacagttgcaaaggccttatagtaatttagcatgcatagaatgttgtatgctttgcttgtatttaaagcactggatatgtttgctacacacacacacacacacacacatatatatctatatatatatatatatatatatatatatatatatatatatatatatatatatctatatatatatatatataaatgctttcaacatcatatttttcctaaaaaaacaaattgatatagtgtagataatacctaataaaacacaagaacaaatatatttttctttaccccattagtaaatcattttacaataaaaaaaataagtgaaggctggatagggtgctgtggcaggtacttcaaaaatagttaagctacccctgaaaagtgacgtttttggtgggctgcaatagatggcgctacttccgcacgcccgaggaattactacataccactatctcttcgtatatagtctctttgagaACCACTGTGGACCCTAGAGAGATGAGTCGCTTGAAGGGGAGGTGGCCGTCTGCTTAAAAgtccacttatttttttattttttatttttattttttgttatttcgttGGGGATGTGCCCCACGGGAGggaggcggtgcatgccgcgcaaccccccggACGGCTGCAAGAGAGCACAGAGTTATATACGTATAATTTTTTATTATAACTCtgtggtagagagatgcccaattctttcaaggaggcccgacgacggggctgagggtgtcagaAAGAGCCCACCTTCTGAGGCAGTCAGTAAGAAAAACTTTGACTTTTCGTAGCAATTTTTAATTTGACAGCAGCGGAAAATGATCCCAGAAATGTACATGATGTTGCTGTCCTCCTCGACCCTCGCCGTAATGGGGTTGTGAGCAGCAGTATACGGCGTGGGAAAAAGGCAGTGCAAGGGTTATAAGCAAGGAAAAGTAAATTGTAATagtgtgtgaataagcagaagagaggatcaagaggaagaggacctTCAAAGAgataggtcaaaagaagaagaggagggctgCCAGCTGAGGGGACAAACAACTCGGCAAGCCCAGCAGTATTCTCAGTCCTCATTGCACTTTAATATGTCCGGAGAAGCCCAGGGAGAATATTAATGGTAAATTCCTGCTTTGGGAAGTGGTAGAGAGCCTGGCAGAGTGTCGCGGCAGCCAGACAGATATTATACAGCCATTGAAAAGCAGGGAAGAGATTCAAGAGGAGGACCTTCGAAGCTGTAcaggtgaaaagaagaggaagaagagggaggctgTCACGGTCAAGAGGAGGAGCACCTTCGAAGCTGTAcaggtgaaaagaagaggaaaaagaggaagaagaagaggaaggctgtCACGGTCAAGAGGAGGACCTTCGAGGCTGTACatgtgaaaagaagaggaaaaagaggaggaagaagaggaaggctgtCACGGTCAAGAGGAGGACCTTCGAGGCTGTACatgtgaaaagaagaggaaaaagaggaggaagaagaggaagactgtcACGGTCACGGCTTTACACTGACAGGAGGAGAAACTCATCATAGCTTTCACTGCAAGACTCCCAAAGGCTACACTCCTACGTAAGTCCATATTACTTACCATTCCCTTACAAACTACTACTTctatgttgttttttcttctcatgtTATACTCACAGATACTCTCATAATACTCTTATATATCACAAACCTAATTTCACTGCAAGACTCCCCAACACTCCTACGTAAGCCCATCAATGTCCCTTTCTTAGTCACCATTCCTCTATGAATTATTAATTTTAAGGGTTTGCCATGTTACATAATGCCCTCACATATCACAACCCTAGCCTTAAGTCATTAATCACTAAAATCATCACTGACAAAGTAAAATAACATGGCCTGAGTGCTTGATGACTCTGCTGCCTAACACAGTTTCATGCAAATAATGCTACTATTTGTAagttggtattttttattttacatgtAACATTAGGTAGGTTTTTGTGGGTTTAATTCTGTGGGAAGCCTGTCTTCTGCTTTTCCTGTGTAAGGCTGTACATAGACTGGCTGGCAGAGGGTGTGTTCAGGCCTAGTGAGTGCAGCAGACTCATGTCCACATTGTTAGCATTACTCAGCAGGCCTAACCCTCTAGTCGGCCCCTGAGGCCTGCCTCCCTTCTGCAGGATGGGGCTCTTCCTGTGGCGGCCTGTCACCCTGGCGCCAGCCAAGTGGTTCTCACGGTTTCCTTGCCGGCAGGTGGGCGGCACTAGCATGGACAAGGTGGAGAGTGCCAAGAGGGCGGCGGCCCACAGGGCGGTAGATGACCATGTCAAGGTGACACCTCTTGAGGCACTTAATGTGTATGTTTGCATGGGACCGGTCATGGCAGTGTGTGCCAAGGCTTGACACACCATTGTCAAGGCCCAGGTTTCTTGATTCATATTACTGGATGCTATTGCCTATAATTTGCTCTGGTAAATTGATTATGTATTTTTTAGACATTATTTATGCTAAGGCTTGTCTTGCACGTTATAGTCTGTGATATCATTTTAAACTGCTTGGTGTTCCTTTTccctgggacacagggcaggACAGTGCATGTATAATTATGTAAGGCAGCTTGTTAAGGCTGAGAATGGTGGGCCTCAGTCACTGCATGATCACAAGTTGTGGTAATTTCCAGAGGTGGGcgtggtactgaaaaatcagtagtgcggttgcaatagtgcggtactttttccggagtagtgcggttgtggtagtgcggttccatttttttttctcagtgcATTACGCAGTGTGCGGTACTTCAGTAGcagtagtcaaaataaaaaaatactgcaGTACCTATCCTGGCCATCCAAACATAGGAAACGTGCTTAAAATAGTACAGTTGCCTTAATTTACAATAGATTTTcccaaaataaaagcaataataaatgaaaaatcggccggcaccacagacgggtccggggttgaaatggttGGCACCGTGCGGGTTAAAGAaaactcgcagtgtagtagtttagtctgtctatttagtatttaattttgaacaataactgaaaagtctgAATGATTGAATCGCTGATTCTAATggctgataccgattgactgattgagtccgattcactgtaaaaaaaacatttctgtgagcatcCCGCACTGCAAATGTCATCTtcaatagttttcaaagtaccacaaaaaagtaccgcaggattttttagtgcggtccacggtagtgcagtattttcagaaattttgcggtaatGCGGTACTAGCGCattaccgcactaagtaccgcacttgcccacctctggtaATTTCTCTGGTTAATGCTATGTAGTATAAAGCACCCTTATGCTGCTTGTGACCCCACACAATATCTTGTAAGTGGCTTAACAGTAATTTTCTGGGCAGCATGAACTCACTGTGCTTCATTATTGTCTGTCACCCATTCCCCTTTATATCATTATTTTACACAACCAAAGGACTAAGGGTTGCAGAACAGTCAGATAAAGTAACCTGATATTGTGATGAAATTCAAGAAAATAACTAGATAGTATCCTTCTAATTAAATATACAGATCCATCATAGTGTGAGGAGCTCAAGAACAATCACTGAACATGTAGCAGTGTGTGTATGTTGCATGTTAGTAGGCAGGAGTCTGTGTGGGGCTGGGCGGGTGACGTCCAGCGGGTCTACAACATTACTCTGCTTCGCCCCGTCATGCCCTCTCTCCGCAGGATGCCTTCAGGGTGGGCATCGGCAGCGGCTCCACGGTGGTCTATGCTGTGGAGAGGCTCGGTAAGGCAGAAATCCCTGTGTTTGagtctcttgttcttgttcttgttcttcttcatttacAGTTCATCTTCTATTCTCAGTGTCAATAGACTTGCAATAATCCTCCTCCGTCTTGCTTGATCCAGTGCTAggtaatccttcctctatttctaacacATCCAAGTCTTGTCAATCTGTTCCTCTGTTTAGGTGCTTGAAAATAATGGCAAATGTACCCCCTTATCTTCCAACGTCCTTTTAATAACTGCTCTtcctctgtgtttgtgtgtgtgtgtgtgtgtgtgtgtgtgcgcgtcttcGGTCTCCCTAGCTGAACGTGTGCGCGAGGAAGGCCTTAAGGTTGTGTGCATCCCGACCTCCTTCCAGTCCCGCCAGCTCATCGTCAGCAACAGACTGGACATGACGGACCTTGAGACCACTCCAGAGGTACGCAATACAAGTGTTAACCTGTGTTTTAGGGGGTAAGAAAGaagattttttccttttatcttttacttatttatttattttattttattttatgctgtaggttttcttatctttccttggGTTTGCGTAGCCCAGTCTTGGAGCGCCAGTTCATAGCCTTGTCTTCCACAGCTGGATGTGACTATCGACGGGGCGGACGAGGCTGACAAAGACCTCACACTGATCAAGGGAGGCGGAGGATGTCAGCTGCAGGAGAAGATCGTCGCCGCTGCAGCCAAGAGCTTTGTAGTGATCGCTGACTCTAGGTAAAGGACTCCAGATtggtctcttttttcttctttcttcttagtttaatataatttttcttcccttatggAGTTGCCGCTGCTGCCAGGAACTCTGCA of the Eriocheir sinensis breed Jianghai 21 chromosome 24, ASM2467909v1, whole genome shotgun sequence genome contains:
- the LOC127002883 gene encoding ribose-5-phosphate isomerase-like isoform X2 codes for the protein MDKVESAKRAAAHRAVDDHVKDAFRVGIGSGSTVVYAVERLAERVREEGLKVVCIPTSFQSRQLIVSNRLDMTDLETTPELDVTIDGADEADKDLTLIKGGGGCQLQEKIVAAAAKSFVVIADSRKDSTVLGEKWVKGVPIEVVPMAYNPVKLKIESELGGQAILRQAKAKAGPVVTDNGNFILDWVFDKPHDWNGVNQQIMMIPGVVETGLFVGMASVAYFGMQDGTVKERHVKVL
- the LOC127002883 gene encoding ribose-5-phosphate isomerase-like isoform X1 yields the protein MGLFLWRPVTLAPAKWFSRFPCRQVGGTSMDKVESAKRAAAHRAVDDHVKDAFRVGIGSGSTVVYAVERLAERVREEGLKVVCIPTSFQSRQLIVSNRLDMTDLETTPELDVTIDGADEADKDLTLIKGGGGCQLQEKIVAAAAKSFVVIADSRKDSTVLGEKWVKGVPIEVVPMAYNPVKLKIESELGGQAILRQAKAKAGPVVTDNGNFILDWVFDKPHDWNGVNQQIMMIPGVVETGLFVGMASVAYFGMQDGTVKERHVKVL